Proteins co-encoded in one Coriobacterium glomerans PW2 genomic window:
- a CDS encoding DeoR/GlpR family DNA-binding transcription regulator — protein MNNSTGTPSCNDLNLFAEERRNRILELLASESRVLVGDLSMRFGVSPATLRNDLRDLDAAGLLRRTHGGAVVREAVAVEQPADTAFAEHQEAKIAIGARAAQLVRDGETIFCDSGSTTFEFVRALASRRGITLITNDYAIASEAERLLPDCSINLLGGSVRNGFHYTTGSSAIDALMRFSAPLAFLAASAFSFERGFTVHTTDLSNFKRRMIERSERCVMLMDSSKIGTFTTVTFAELSDVSELVTDGRISSSDRLRFESCGESPIITIA, from the coding sequence ATGAACAATTCGACCGGTACGCCTAGTTGCAATGACCTCAATCTGTTCGCGGAGGAGCGACGAAATCGCATCCTCGAGTTACTGGCATCGGAGTCGCGTGTGCTGGTAGGCGATCTGTCAATGCGATTCGGCGTATCCCCCGCGACGCTTCGCAACGACCTTCGCGATCTCGATGCCGCAGGCTTGCTTCGTCGCACTCATGGTGGCGCCGTGGTTCGAGAAGCTGTCGCAGTTGAGCAACCTGCCGATACCGCATTTGCAGAGCACCAGGAAGCAAAAATTGCAATAGGAGCCAGAGCTGCTCAGCTTGTTCGCGATGGCGAAACGATTTTCTGCGATTCGGGCTCCACGACGTTCGAGTTTGTCCGCGCACTGGCTTCACGTCGCGGTATCACATTGATTACGAATGATTATGCTATCGCATCCGAAGCGGAGCGTCTGCTCCCTGATTGTTCTATCAATCTGCTCGGTGGATCGGTGAGAAACGGCTTTCACTACACAACAGGGTCTTCTGCAATCGATGCTCTGATGCGATTTTCTGCACCCCTGGCATTTCTGGCCGCAAGCGCATTTTCGTTTGAACGGGGTTTTACCGTTCACACGACTGACCTCTCCAACTTCAAACGAAGGATGATCGAGCGATCAGAACGTTGCGTGATGCTGATGGATTCAAGCAAAATCGGCACATTTACAACTGTGACATTCGCAGAGCTTTCTGATGTGAGTGAACTTGTCACTGATGGAAGAATCTCCAGCAGCGATCGTCTGAGATTTGAGTCCTGTGGAGAAAGTCCGATAATCACCATCGCCTGA
- a CDS encoding zinc-dependent alcohol dehydrogenase produces MQVETMKTAVFRGVRDIVLEECPKPHAIGSDVLIKVESCALCTWEQRVYTGMNKVEYPFIGGHEVSGTIEEIGEHVDSREWKIGDHVVIGANLSCDECFLCKTGEGQSCPHFDHQTKLEGLPYHGMGGLSEYLLVPTHCVFKYHDVSSQEAAIIEPLSCVVHSVESADIQFGDYVLIIGCGIMGQLHIQLAGKRGASVIAADIDEKRLKLASQLGANHTIDPSNEDLAQKVLEYTDGRKAQVVFDTTPFPSVLEDAYRCVGNTGAVILYSSIHPKPGEDRLVPIDAGWMHSCSIRTIGTANSNARDFVRAATLVSEGIVDMRPFVSAQYTADHVKDAFEKAIEGTSFRVVVNFNVM; encoded by the coding sequence ATGCAGGTAGAAACTATGAAAACCGCGGTGTTTCGAGGAGTGAGAGATATCGTCTTGGAAGAATGCCCCAAGCCTCACGCAATCGGAAGCGATGTTTTGATCAAAGTTGAGAGTTGCGCTCTGTGTACCTGGGAGCAACGTGTGTACACCGGTATGAATAAGGTCGAGTATCCGTTTATCGGCGGCCATGAAGTCTCTGGAACGATTGAAGAAATCGGTGAACATGTCGATTCCCGAGAATGGAAGATCGGAGACCATGTTGTCATCGGAGCCAATCTGTCATGTGATGAGTGCTTTCTTTGCAAGACGGGGGAAGGGCAGAGTTGTCCGCACTTTGACCATCAAACGAAACTGGAAGGTCTTCCGTATCACGGAATGGGAGGGCTATCGGAATATCTTCTCGTTCCGACCCATTGCGTATTCAAATATCATGATGTGAGTTCACAGGAGGCGGCGATCATCGAACCGCTTTCCTGCGTGGTCCACAGTGTGGAATCTGCTGACATCCAGTTTGGTGATTACGTTCTGATCATTGGATGCGGCATCATGGGTCAGTTGCATATTCAGCTAGCTGGAAAACGCGGAGCATCTGTCATTGCGGCAGACATCGACGAAAAAAGACTTAAACTCGCCTCACAGCTCGGAGCGAATCACACGATCGATCCCTCGAATGAGGATCTTGCTCAGAAGGTACTCGAATATACAGATGGTCGCAAGGCGCAAGTGGTTTTCGACACGACGCCGTTTCCGAGCGTGCTCGAAGATGCCTATCGTTGTGTTGGCAACACCGGGGCGGTCATCCTTTACAGCTCTATCCATCCCAAGCCGGGCGAGGACAGACTTGTGCCCATCGACGCGGGTTGGATGCATAGCTGCTCTATACGAACCATCGGCACTGCAAATTCCAATGCTCGTGATTTTGTAAGAGCAGCTACGCTGGTGTCAGAGGGAATAGTCGATATGAGACCTTTCGTGAGCGCGCAATATACTGCGGATCATGTTAAAGATGCTTTTGAAAAGGCGATCGAGGGCACGTCTTTTCGTGTCGTCGTAAATTTCAACGTCATGTGA
- a CDS encoding PTS sugar transporter subunit IIA, which yields MKYILASHGGLSKGMLETVQMILGPQKDMFAFSLHAEDEAARLGEQLTAILSPEDEGNVIFFTDVCFGSPFNQVVEISRAHDIFHITGMNLPSLIEALVCRSSGKTASEIVSAVVSVAQSSIKDVRGLLSQSLDVTEGEEW from the coding sequence ATGAAGTACATCTTGGCTTCGCATGGGGGACTGAGCAAGGGAATGCTAGAAACCGTGCAAATGATTTTGGGTCCTCAGAAAGATATGTTCGCCTTCAGCTTGCACGCGGAAGATGAAGCCGCGCGATTGGGCGAGCAATTGACTGCAATACTCAGCCCCGAAGATGAGGGAAACGTGATTTTCTTCACGGACGTCTGTTTTGGAAGTCCTTTCAACCAGGTGGTAGAGATATCGCGTGCGCACGATATCTTCCATATCACTGGCATGAACTTGCCATCCCTGATCGAAGCCCTCGTGTGTCGCAGCTCCGGCAAAACCGCCTCAGAAATCGTAAGCGCTGTTGTCTCAGTTGCTCAAAGCAGCATAAAAGACGTACGGGGTCTTTTGAGTCAAAGCTTGGATGTAACCGAAGGGGAGGAGTGGTGA
- a CDS encoding PTS system mannose/fructose/N-acetylgalactosamine-transporter subunit IIB: protein MRNVVLARVDDRLIHGEVVSVWTPSLSANCILVADDAVAQDKFNSRVLKSLAPDGVKVFVATIEAAIKGLNKEPVPGERVIVLTKSPITFLRMIEAGVPITQVNLGGMGLHGNRAPFIKNVAADPDEVAAIKKMHDSGVHVYYQLVPEQAMIEVNDALKRMQRQE, encoded by the coding sequence ATGAGAAATGTTGTTTTGGCACGCGTAGACGATCGTCTCATCCATGGGGAGGTGGTCTCGGTGTGGACGCCCAGCCTATCAGCAAACTGCATTCTCGTTGCAGATGATGCGGTTGCGCAAGACAAGTTCAACAGCCGAGTTTTAAAATCGCTTGCCCCTGATGGCGTGAAGGTATTCGTAGCAACAATCGAGGCGGCGATCAAGGGCTTGAATAAAGAACCTGTTCCCGGCGAGCGGGTCATCGTTTTGACAAAAAGTCCGATCACCTTCCTCCGAATGATCGAAGCAGGTGTACCGATCACACAAGTCAATCTCGGTGGCATGGGCCTACACGGAAATCGAGCTCCATTCATCAAAAATGTCGCAGCTGACCCGGATGAGGTAGCCGCTATCAAAAAGATGCACGACAGTGGTGTACATGTCTACTATCAACTTGTTCCCGAGCAAGCAATGATCGAAGTAAATGATGCTCTCAAGCGTATGCAGAGACAGGAGTGA
- a CDS encoding class II fructose-bisphosphate aldolase, with product MLINLKDITAIAEQHTMAIGSFNCPSLESIRASIDTAEKLGYPVIIAHAQGHEDIVPLSVIGPIMVALAERSSAPVCVHLDHCEDLCYMRRALDLGFTGVMFDGSMLEYERNVELAKRAADMCGQFDCGLECELGSMGPRENGRGHEKENVDTPDAIYTDPKQAVEFIGSTGCDLLAVSFGTVHGIYKGTPHLSFKVLEELRCHTMTPLVMHGGSGVSDSDYHQAIQAGIRKINYYTYGAKFAGERVKKVISDFQGLDQSAIVYWHDMTEAVYDELCIAFEHVMNVFANKLS from the coding sequence ATGCTTATCAATCTGAAAGACATCACCGCTATTGCCGAACAGCACACGATGGCGATCGGTTCATTTAATTGCCCAAGTCTCGAATCCATTCGCGCGTCCATCGATACCGCAGAGAAACTCGGTTATCCCGTGATCATCGCACATGCACAAGGGCATGAGGATATCGTTCCGTTGAGTGTGATCGGACCGATCATGGTAGCGCTTGCCGAGCGCTCATCGGCACCTGTTTGCGTCCATCTCGATCACTGCGAGGATCTATGCTATATGAGGCGCGCGCTTGATCTGGGATTTACCGGCGTCATGTTTGACGGGTCCATGTTGGAATATGAACGCAATGTCGAGCTTGCAAAGCGAGCTGCTGATATGTGCGGCCAATTCGATTGCGGATTGGAGTGCGAGCTTGGTTCAATGGGTCCGCGGGAAAATGGACGCGGTCATGAAAAGGAGAACGTTGACACTCCCGATGCGATTTACACAGATCCCAAGCAGGCAGTCGAGTTCATCGGCTCCACCGGTTGCGACCTTCTCGCGGTCTCGTTTGGAACGGTACACGGTATCTACAAGGGGACGCCCCATCTTTCGTTCAAAGTCCTCGAAGAACTGCGTTGCCACACCATGACGCCGCTCGTCATGCATGGTGGATCAGGTGTTTCCGATTCTGATTACCATCAGGCTATCCAAGCTGGTATACGTAAGATCAACTACTATACATATGGTGCAAAGTTTGCGGGAGAACGTGTAAAAAAAGTCATCTCAGATTTTCAGGGTCTAGATCAGAGCGCCATCGTCTACTGGCATGACATGACTGAAGCTGTTTACGATGAATTATGCATCGCATTCGAACATGTCATGAACGTCTTTGCAAACAAGTTATCTTGA
- a CDS encoding CDP-alcohol phosphatidyltransferase family protein gives MRLKRKIRKELIGTSDYPSNKVFTVSNFITGSRLILTLVFLFLFVTDVNRYVALVIYAIAACTDWLDGQIARMTKTVSWLGKLMDPLVDRALLFTGVLGLVIRSELPVWICILIIARDAYLALGNFIVHHFHRRPIDVVYTGKAATALLMAGFTLMLLGKPIVEGLDVLPADAAGFPGLNGEDAPFGIFLVYLGSVFSILTALVYTAKGVLLVKRSQEHPEDEEEDFLNPEIVESDDDGPVAEGFRDSSEVE, from the coding sequence GTGCGTCTCAAAAGGAAGATCAGAAAGGAGCTCATCGGGACCTCCGACTACCCCTCGAACAAGGTCTTCACCGTCTCCAACTTCATCACAGGCTCGCGCCTCATTCTGACCTTGGTGTTCCTGTTCCTGTTTGTCACCGATGTGAATCGCTACGTCGCCCTTGTCATCTATGCGATCGCAGCATGCACCGACTGGCTCGACGGGCAGATCGCCCGCATGACCAAGACGGTCAGCTGGCTGGGCAAACTCATGGATCCTCTTGTCGACCGCGCCCTGCTGTTCACCGGTGTACTCGGACTGGTGATCAGATCCGAGCTTCCCGTGTGGATCTGCATCCTGATCATCGCGCGCGACGCCTATCTCGCGCTCGGCAACTTTATCGTGCATCATTTCCACAGGCGCCCCATCGATGTCGTCTACACGGGCAAGGCCGCGACGGCACTGCTCATGGCGGGGTTCACGCTCATGCTGCTTGGAAAGCCGATAGTTGAGGGTCTCGATGTGCTGCCGGCAGATGCCGCGGGTTTTCCCGGTTTGAATGGAGAGGACGCTCCGTTCGGCATATTTCTCGTCTATCTGGGCTCGGTCTTCTCGATCCTCACAGCCCTTGTCTACACGGCCAAGGGGGTGCTGCTCGTCAAGCGATCGCAAGAGCACCCAGAAGACGAGGAGGAGGATTTCCTCAACCCGGAGATCGTGGAGTCAGACGATGATGGACCGGTCGCCGAAGGCTTTCGTGACAGCTCTGAGGTAGAATGA
- a CDS encoding N-acetylglucosamine kinase: MWLGVDGGGTKTTFALYDDDMRPLDAFDRGTSHIGQIGAEAMRSMLVEGFCEAGLRGLADVRGIGFGIAGFGEGASDDARIRAIVTDAAAGLPFELVNDVQAALAASLDLAEGIVIVAGTGSIAYGERGGVGMRCGGWDYQIGDEGSGYWMGKQLVRAFSLQSDGRRPRGALHRIVRQELELSRDLDLIAYMRDVIGHDRTRTAALSVLVSRAAMEGDPDARDIFRRAAAEEARMVEVIADALFGEKHPAGEAIPVSYVGGTFKAGELILNPLAEQLPSRCRLVAPIREAASGACLLLRRRLSRCG; this comes from the coding sequence ATGTGGCTTGGAGTTGACGGCGGCGGAACGAAGACAACCTTTGCCTTGTACGACGACGATATGCGACCGCTTGATGCCTTCGACAGGGGCACGAGCCATATCGGGCAGATCGGTGCCGAGGCGATGCGCTCGATGCTCGTCGAGGGCTTCTGTGAGGCAGGGCTCCGCGGCCTAGCTGACGTGCGGGGAATCGGCTTCGGCATCGCGGGCTTCGGCGAGGGGGCATCCGACGACGCGCGGATACGGGCGATCGTGACCGATGCCGCCGCAGGGCTTCCGTTCGAGCTGGTGAATGATGTTCAGGCGGCGCTGGCCGCGAGCCTGGATCTGGCCGAGGGAATCGTGATCGTCGCCGGAACCGGATCGATCGCATACGGCGAGCGCGGCGGTGTCGGGATGCGCTGCGGCGGTTGGGACTATCAGATCGGCGACGAGGGAAGCGGCTACTGGATGGGAAAGCAGCTCGTTCGCGCGTTCAGCCTGCAATCCGACGGTCGCCGTCCGCGCGGCGCGCTGCATCGGATCGTGCGGCAGGAGCTCGAGCTTTCCCGCGATCTTGATCTGATCGCCTACATGCGCGATGTCATAGGGCACGATCGCACGAGAACCGCCGCGTTGAGCGTACTGGTATCGCGCGCGGCGATGGAGGGCGACCCGGATGCCCGAGACATCTTTCGGCGCGCCGCAGCCGAGGAGGCTCGGATGGTCGAGGTGATCGCCGATGCGCTGTTCGGTGAGAAGCATCCCGCAGGCGAGGCGATTCCGGTTTCCTATGTCGGCGGAACCTTCAAGGCCGGCGAGCTGATCTTGAATCCGCTCGCCGAGCAGCTCCCGTCGCGCTGCAGGCTGGTCGCCCCGATCAGAGAGGCGGCGTCGGGCGCCTGTCTGCTGCTGCGACGACGACTCAGCCGCTGCGGCTGA
- a CDS encoding MerR family transcriptional regulator, whose amino-acid sequence MAERSYLSIGQVVNLLRGAYPDLSNSKIRFLEDEGLIAPHRTPKGYRQYSKEDVDRLEVILHLQKTRYMPLNVIKQRLDGATDLSKLAYEVGLLSDVPLKTEAKETKQKLHPIDNIPDLLGVDISFVRSLAENDLIRIIRSPKHRDLIDGRDFQIIRYCAELSRFHIEARNLRQYVLAANRESTMFEQVLIGMLGMDDSDEDRDAKLERAFKKLHDLTDGVQTELLKNRVFESLHAIVEDADVDSIDEELTRSEAEVDSSREPAPQQIDLGKLSAPLPLEIPVASEAAVITGTP is encoded by the coding sequence TTGGCTGAGCGCAGCTACCTCAGTATCGGTCAGGTCGTCAACCTCCTGCGCGGCGCGTATCCCGATCTATCCAATTCCAAGATCCGCTTTCTCGAGGATGAGGGGCTGATCGCCCCTCATCGGACACCGAAGGGATATCGACAGTACTCCAAAGAGGACGTTGATCGCCTCGAGGTCATCTTGCACCTTCAGAAGACGCGCTACATGCCCTTGAATGTCATCAAGCAGCGCCTCGATGGCGCGACTGACCTGTCCAAGCTCGCCTACGAGGTCGGCCTGCTCTCCGATGTGCCGCTCAAAACCGAGGCGAAGGAGACCAAGCAGAAGCTTCATCCGATCGATAACATCCCCGACCTGCTCGGGGTTGACATCTCGTTCGTTCGCTCGCTGGCTGAAAACGATCTCATTCGCATCATCAGGAGTCCAAAGCACCGCGATCTGATCGATGGACGCGACTTCCAGATCATACGCTACTGCGCCGAGCTCTCCCGTTTTCATATCGAGGCTCGCAACCTCCGTCAATACGTGCTTGCCGCCAATCGTGAATCCACGATGTTCGAGCAGGTCCTGATCGGCATGCTCGGAATGGATGACAGCGACGAGGACCGAGACGCCAAACTGGAGCGCGCCTTCAAGAAGTTGCACGATCTCACTGACGGGGTGCAGACCGAGTTGCTCAAGAATCGCGTCTTCGAGTCGCTGCATGCGATCGTCGAGGACGCCGACGTCGACTCGATCGATGAAGAGCTGACTCGTTCGGAGGCGGAGGTCGATTCGAGTCGGGAACCGGCTCCGCAACAGATCGATCTCGGGAAGCTTTCAGCTCCGCTGCCGCTCGAGATCCCCGTTGCCTCGGAAGCGGCCGTCATCACCGGAACGCCATAG
- a CDS encoding adenine phosphoribosyltransferase, whose translation MSTFDFSAYIADIPDYPEPGVLFKDITPLFADAVAMRATIATIAEHFQGQGVTKVIGPEARGFMVGVPVALEVGAGFVPARKPGKLPRETISVSYDLEYGTDTLQIHADALTAEDRVLIIDDLVATGGTLAATGELVQTTGAHLIGYGCILELGFLHPRDALAKVGEHELFSLVKVD comes from the coding sequence GTGTCCACATTCGACTTCTCTGCCTACATCGCCGACATTCCCGATTATCCTGAGCCCGGTGTCCTGTTCAAGGACATCACACCGTTGTTCGCCGATGCCGTCGCGATGCGCGCGACGATCGCGACGATCGCGGAGCATTTCCAGGGACAGGGCGTGACCAAGGTGATCGGTCCCGAGGCGCGCGGCTTCATGGTCGGCGTACCCGTCGCGCTCGAGGTGGGTGCGGGTTTCGTCCCCGCGAGAAAACCGGGCAAGCTTCCGCGCGAGACGATCTCGGTGAGCTATGATCTCGAATACGGAACCGACACCCTTCAGATCCACGCCGATGCGCTCACCGCTGAAGACCGCGTGCTCATCATAGACGACCTTGTCGCAACCGGTGGGACCCTCGCTGCGACCGGCGAGCTCGTGCAGACCACCGGGGCGCATCTCATCGGATACGGTTGCATTCTCGAGCTCGGTTTTCTGCATCCGCGCGATGCGCTCGCAAAAGTCGGCGAACACGAACTCTTCAGCCTCGTCAAGGTCGATTGA
- a CDS encoding FHA domain-containing protein yields the protein MSGNLHETPDIRRETDSTRVFRMPSDDATAPDLMKRAPFARPILLIIKGPQTGNVFELDEDETSIGRDPSNQIFLNDMTVSRVHAKIFCRSRGTMIEDLGSLNGTWVDGAIVNTATLHDGSSIQIGTFTLVYHESQSERIETGE from the coding sequence ATGTCTGGCAATTTACATGAAACGCCTGATATCAGGCGTGAAACTGATTCGACGCGCGTTTTTCGCATGCCGTCTGACGATGCTACGGCACCCGATCTCATGAAGCGCGCTCCGTTTGCCAGACCGATTCTGCTCATCATCAAGGGGCCGCAGACCGGTAACGTCTTCGAACTCGACGAGGACGAGACCTCCATCGGTCGAGATCCCTCAAATCAGATCTTCTTGAACGACATGACGGTATCACGGGTTCACGCGAAGATCTTCTGCAGATCACGGGGAACGATGATCGAGGATCTGGGTTCGTTGAACGGAACCTGGGTTGACGGTGCCATCGTGAACACCGCTACGCTGCATGACGGGTCCTCCATTCAGATCGGCACCTTCACGCTGGTGTACCACGAAAGTCAATCGGAGCGCATCGAGACTGGTGAGTAG
- a CDS encoding PTS system mannose/fructose/sorbose family transporter subunit IID, with protein MAEKSNLARKDGLVTKSALRHAWFNWETFVQTCYNYERMMGQACAHVFVPIARMLYRDDALKRRELMRREIEFFNVEPEFGACILGMSIAAEEEKAQGAPIPGEFITNIKTSLMGPLAGIGDTIWQGVVIPILLGICIDLTTSGSGNIWGALLYAVLITAGAYAVSYASFMFGYRAGSDAVVDFLEKGTLGKLLKGASIMGCMVMGGLVVKYVVVTCGIEFSTTGTVFNVQKDLFDTIMPKILPLCVTMLVYWLLKKRWSSLKIIALIVAVGIIGVLSGALTYVA; from the coding sequence ATGGCTGAAAAGAGCAATCTTGCTCGTAAAGATGGTCTGGTCACAAAGAGTGCGCTGCGGCACGCTTGGTTCAACTGGGAAACATTTGTACAGACGTGCTACAACTATGAACGCATGATGGGACAAGCCTGCGCGCATGTTTTTGTTCCGATCGCTCGGATGCTATACAGGGACGACGCCTTGAAACGTCGCGAACTGATGAGACGAGAAATTGAATTCTTCAATGTGGAACCTGAGTTCGGTGCCTGTATCTTGGGAATGTCGATAGCCGCTGAAGAAGAAAAGGCGCAGGGTGCGCCTATACCGGGGGAGTTCATCACAAATATCAAGACCTCCTTGATGGGGCCCTTAGCCGGAATCGGCGACACCATCTGGCAGGGCGTTGTCATCCCTATACTCTTAGGCATCTGCATCGATCTAACCACATCCGGATCAGGCAACATCTGGGGAGCACTGCTCTATGCAGTTCTTATCACCGCAGGCGCCTATGCCGTTTCTTATGCGAGCTTCATGTTCGGATACAGGGCGGGAAGCGATGCAGTCGTAGATTTTTTGGAAAAGGGAACTCTTGGAAAGCTATTGAAAGGCGCATCGATCATGGGGTGCATGGTCATGGGCGGTCTGGTTGTGAAATACGTTGTCGTGACGTGCGGTATCGAGTTTTCAACCACCGGAACCGTTTTCAATGTGCAAAAGGATCTCTTTGACACGATCATGCCGAAGATCCTTCCATTGTGCGTAACCATGCTTGTTTACTGGCTACTTAAAAAGCGCTGGTCATCTTTAAAGATCATCGCGCTCATTGTTGCTGTCGGGATTATAGGTGTGCTGAGCGGCGCGCTCACATACGTGGCTTAG
- a CDS encoding C40 family peptidase gives MLKQIRHALTLIAICAGILLAAALDSAPSAYADTASDLAEARLKLEQYASSYGKIYDQVTAYTADLEVTKGNIEKNAQQIESRQSELRDAQTELSRHISDTYKAGGLSFSEVLFGSNSLNELISRIYYMNKVSESQAAAIDNIKTIKGELETARQQLSNEKRDQENLLSKAKERAAAAAAERERASSLVESLDADLKQQIADQAAKDEALAKVIDNTPSPSPTPTPDTQKSPDTPADSGGKPSPKPNPGHATGSYIENAKQFIGVPYVWGGSTPAGFDCSGLVMYAYAMEGVSLPHNSDAQCEYIKKHGRFTTDKSQLQYGDLVFFVGHVGFYAGGDSILNATQPGDVVRITRLSAQRNFIGGGQL, from the coding sequence ATGCTGAAGCAGATTCGACATGCACTGACGCTCATAGCCATCTGCGCGGGCATTTTGCTGGCTGCGGCACTGGATTCGGCACCCTCAGCATACGCCGATACCGCCTCGGATCTGGCGGAAGCTCGCTTAAAGCTTGAACAGTACGCCTCGAGCTATGGCAAGATCTATGATCAGGTCACCGCCTACACGGCTGATCTCGAGGTCACGAAGGGCAACATCGAAAAGAACGCGCAGCAGATCGAGAGCAGGCAATCCGAGTTGCGCGATGCGCAAACCGAGCTTTCGCGGCACATATCGGATACCTACAAGGCCGGCGGACTGTCGTTTTCCGAGGTTCTGTTCGGATCGAACAGCTTGAACGAGCTGATCTCCCGCATCTATTACATGAACAAGGTCTCTGAATCCCAAGCTGCCGCGATCGACAATATCAAGACCATCAAAGGAGAGCTCGAGACCGCGCGCCAACAGCTTTCCAATGAAAAGAGGGATCAGGAGAATCTGCTCTCCAAGGCGAAGGAGAGGGCCGCCGCCGCCGCGGCTGAGCGCGAGCGCGCCAGCAGCCTCGTTGAGTCCCTCGATGCGGATCTCAAGCAGCAGATCGCCGATCAGGCAGCCAAGGACGAAGCTCTCGCGAAGGTGATCGACAACACTCCGAGCCCTTCGCCGACGCCCACGCCGGATACGCAGAAATCCCCTGATACCCCCGCGGACTCCGGTGGCAAGCCCTCCCCGAAGCCGAATCCCGGTCATGCGACCGGCAGCTACATCGAGAACGCCAAGCAGTTCATCGGCGTGCCCTACGTGTGGGGCGGCTCCACCCCCGCAGGATTCGACTGCTCAGGTCTCGTGATGTACGCCTATGCCATGGAAGGGGTGTCCCTTCCGCACAACTCCGACGCGCAATGCGAATACATCAAAAAGCATGGTCGCTTCACGACCGACAAGTCCCAGTTGCAATACGGTGACCTCGTGTTCTTCGTCGGCCATGTCGGCTTCTATGCCGGCGGTGATTCGATCTTGAATGCGACGCAACCGGGCGACGTTGTCCGCATCACGAGACTGAGCGCGCAGAGGAACTTCATCGGCGGCGGGCAGCTCTGA
- a CDS encoding PTS mannose/fructose/sorbose/N-acetylgalactosamine transporter subunit IIC, whose translation MTIIQAGLCGIVYWLAVGNLPFAGLWSLQRPLVCGLITGVILGDPVQGAVVGGSINLVYLGFISAGGSMPADMALAGVLGTSYAIVGGLSAETALALAVPLGLLGTIVWYLRMTFDSIFVHIADGYIEKDQFEKIWIANILFPQIFVCVISLVPCALAAYFGASYIQSFVTMMSGRVLTVFEVIGNMMPALGIAITLQYIFKGESIVFLFLGFALAVYSGLDLLPLGIIALITAIVYVQLSYQKNVTAVPPVASESEEEF comes from the coding sequence ATGACGATTATTCAAGCCGGATTATGCGGCATCGTTTACTGGCTTGCAGTGGGAAACCTCCCTTTTGCCGGTCTTTGGTCTTTACAGCGTCCCCTCGTATGTGGTCTCATCACGGGCGTCATTTTGGGCGATCCTGTTCAAGGTGCTGTAGTAGGCGGTAGCATCAATCTTGTCTATCTCGGTTTCATTTCTGCCGGAGGCTCCATGCCTGCAGATATGGCGCTTGCTGGTGTCCTGGGCACCTCATATGCCATCGTCGGTGGTCTTTCGGCGGAGACTGCTCTTGCGTTGGCCGTCCCACTTGGATTGCTCGGCACCATCGTTTGGTATCTGCGTATGACATTCGATTCGATCTTTGTGCACATAGCAGACGGCTATATTGAAAAAGACCAATTTGAGAAGATCTGGATCGCGAACATATTGTTTCCGCAGATCTTTGTATGTGTGATTTCACTTGTGCCCTGTGCGCTTGCAGCGTATTTCGGTGCCTCCTACATTCAATCGTTCGTCACTATGATGAGTGGCCGAGTACTCACTGTGTTTGAAGTCATCGGTAACATGATGCCTGCACTTGGCATTGCCATCACCCTGCAGTATATCTTCAAAGGAGAGTCAATCGTCTTTCTCTTTCTTGGATTCGCGCTCGCGGTCTACTCCGGACTCGATCTGTTGCCATTGGGCATCATCGCTCTTATCACAGCCATAGTTTACGTTCAGCTTTCGTACCAAAAAAATGTTACGGCTGTACCACCCGTCGCATCTGAATCGGAGGAGGAATTCTGA